From the genome of Hippoglossus stenolepis isolate QCI-W04-F060 chromosome 13, HSTE1.2, whole genome shotgun sequence:
TCTGGTTTTGAAttgcagacaaaacaaacaatgtgaaATCTTGCCCTCTGtaagatagtttttttttttcactttttcctgACATCTCATGTATACTGGCAGCTCTGGTTCCATCATGTTctacctttgtgtttttttgtgtcgtCAGGTTTCTCTCAACATGACATCACGTGTAGGTCCGAGACCTGCTGGGACCAATGGAAGTGAATTTAAACTCAGAGAAAGGGGGACGCCACCCTACCAGATGAGGCAAGTCAACTACATCCGATGTTGcttgttaaatgtaaatgttatctTCAAATTGATTTACACACCCTGACATCCCTCTTTCCATTTCTCAGTGCTTCCCTTAAGTCAGAGGTGCGGAAGTTAAACTTGGTCCACCTTCTGATCTGGCTGCTGGTTGCTGCTCAGGTGGTCGTCAGCCACTTCAACCTGGTGTCACACGACATAGTGTCCATGCCGTACCAGTGGGAGTACCCCTACCTGCTCAGCCTCCTCCCTCTGGTCGGCAGCAGTCTGTCACTTCCAAAGAACAATATCAGTTACCTGGTCTTGTCCATGATTAGCGCAGGGCTGTTCACTATGGCACCTCTTATTTATGGTGGAATGGAGATGTTTCCTGTCGCGCAGCAGCTCTACCGCCACGGAAAGGCCTACCGCTTCATTTTCGGTTTCTCCGCAGTGACTGTTATGTACCTCATCATGGTGGTTGCTGTTCAAGTGCACGCCTGGCAGCTGTATTACATGAAAAAGCTGCTAGACTCATGGTTCGAtgccacagaggagaagaagaagaaatagtgGAGCGATGAAAGTTGTGACTGGgcaaaactgtgttttcatcttAATTTATAAATCAGTTATGAGACTTATTTAGTCATAAATATCATAGAACATATATTATAAACCAGTGTTTTCTCACAAAGATGCAAAATAGAGCTAAATTTACAATTTATGctggaatttatttatttgtttatttatttgtttatttattgtcatttattGATAAGTGTAATTTGAACTCAACCATCCTTGCACACTCTACATCACTGGGTCTGGACTGCTactttaattcaaattaaagtaGCAGTGGTCATTTAGGAGCAGGACTCATTCTCTTTAAATTGTTGTCATGGTTTGAAGAGAATGGATGTAGAGGTGTACACAACAAAGGGAAGGCATTAACTGTTTCAACCCACATACATTCCTGGGCAAAGATCTCAAGCACTTTTCAAGTTTAGCTCCATCACGTAGTCCCCTCAAGGAGGCATCTGCATGGAGTCCTGCTGCAACAGGCTCCGACAGAGGTGGGTTTTTAATATCAAAGATTACGTGAAAAGATGGTAGAGTATGAGGCAAAAATACGATGGCAATTTCTCCGAGAACAACATGCCAGTATGTTGAAATCTGCAAAAGTGTTCTCAGTGTTTACAGAGGTTTAGTTTTAATGCCTGAATCTTGCAGTTATAAGTAGGTTGCTTATAAATATATAGGCTTCTACTGTTTGTGTTAAAgtgacattattttattttttctccacatGTGCTTCTGTTTGCTCCTTCATTACGTCTTCCTCTTTCAATATCATTTTTACctgaatacatttttaccaTTAATAAAGGAAGTAACCCATGGTAACTGCATGTattgttatgttttcaggtATTTTACCTCGGCATCAGAAACCCAGTCTGTGCACATGGATAAAATATGCATtgtaaacaacataaataaaaaataaaggacTCTTCTTaactttaaatgtgatgttttattatcTCTATGAGTCGCATCGCACTATGTCCCCAAGCTGTGCGGCTGCGCGCTGTGAATGCCACGTACTGTCTGACGTTGACAGTGAGGAGGACGCTTCCTGATGCTGGCCCGGACCCGGCTAGGCTAGctaacatattttattttcacgGTTCGGGAGGAAAGCTGTGAAACAGCGAGGTCTAGTCGTCTGATTCAGGTAGAGGAccctctttgtgttgtgttgtgttttcatctggttTTAAACACGCTGCGCTCTCCGTGCTAGCAATGTTTGACTGGTATGTTGCTAGCTAAGCGGCTAGCGTTAGCCGGCTAGTGTTATGAGCTAACGCTAGGGTAGCTCGCCCGAAACAGGTGTCGAGTCATGGGATGCAGTTTCTAAATGATTCGTAACTAGTTCATTGTTGTTCAAATGAACGAGATTAGAAAATACTATTCAGTTACAAATACGTTATCGTACATAGCTCTGAATGCGTATTAAAGGGAGCTCATACAAGTTACACAGGAAAGCGCTTTTGCCGACCCATTGctaaaaagtgaaatgaatgTATACACTTCTGCTCCAGCTCTTGTAATTATACAATGATATATTGTTGCTCTTTACTCAGAATGGCTGGTTATATTCTATAAGTGTGTTTAAGCTTTGACACAGCAGTGGTGAAACGAttcagctaacgttagcattcAGTAGATAACTACTGTTTATGGGCCACTGACCGATGACTCGGCGATTGATCGTCTGTCACGGTTAGCGTTAGCTTAATTACACCGTAATGACACTGTAAACGCTCGGTGTGGTAGAGTTAGCACCAGTAGAAAGCAGGTTGTTGTTGTCCTCTTTTACTACTAGTCTATGCTATTGCTAAACGTTAGCTACAACACAATCCCTAGCATCCAGCCAATTATTCATCTGGCTACTGGGTCAAGCAAAGCCGCAGCATTTCTGGAATTAAACTGACAGCACTGAATTGTGCAGCCGAGATCATGAGCAGGTAACGTCATAGTTAATCCAGCTGGTGCCTACACGCACCCACGATAGACACGATGTTTTATCGCAGAATAATTACACATGCTGTCAATATCTGCCAGTTTTCACCTATATGCGACGTCGTCTTATCTAATCAGACGATATTTTGGGTCAAAGTCTGCAGGGAGGTGAGAGCCACCTCACTGGCTGATTGTTGACCCTTAGACCGCAGTTTAAGAGATACTGTGATGTTGGTGAACAAGATTGTTTGATCAAATCGTCTGAGCAAAGGGcatctctgtccttctcttcAAAAGGTGATATTTAATCAAGATGATAAAGCTCAGTAAAGATGGGTTGCTAATTTCATCATGATCTCATCAAGAAACTACCACACTTAAATCAAAAGTATTGACTCTCACAGTTGCAACATCCCATGACTTCTTACCTACGTCCACAGACCCAGGCCTAAAGTTGATTATGTTATCAGTTGCATGTGGTTAATATAATGTATCTGGGATGGATAAATTCACCAACAGTTGTTATTCCTAAAAACCTCAGGTTAATTTATAAACAATACAAGGTCAGTCTCTCAATCTATCAacgaaaacaaaaaggaggatAGTATATCatcagaatatatataaaaacaagacaaaaacaaccagTTTGCCTTATTTAATTCAgcataaataacaatatataatgGGGTGGGTGTTACCCAATACTGCATTGTGCCAAATTAATCTATAATGTCCATCCACCTTTGGGGGTAAAATATGAATATCCACATTgtgcaatatttaaaataaagaaccCATTGTATGTTTTAAACTAGTAGCATACCACAAAAACGGGATATTTCCTCCCCAAAGGTGGGTGGACATACCAGGGCGGGGAGGAAATGACATCTATCAATACTGAGCAAgtgattttcattattttcaaccATGGTCTTTCTGGACaaagtgcagttttttttttagctctgcAGCATGCAagacttttattatttgtcatctgtcttgtttgttttcttactcATAAGACGGATGTTTACAAAGCATTTGAGtttatttcaggtttttcaAGAATCCATCCTGTCTCATAAATACAGGCAATGATCTAAGCTGAGGTTCACACAAATCATGTGCTTCAGTCGTGTTCCAGCAAAAGAAGTCTCATGATACACATTGTTATAACACTGCATCACTATTGTTGTATTAGTACATCTCAATCTCCATATATCCCTGTAGAGAACATAGATTATGTTTATGAAACTTAGACATAAGAgatttagaaatataaataataatcatgCATCTGGTTGCTGTGTGCCAATCATACAAAATCAAGTGTTTTGTTTACCTTAAGGACTAAAACTTAAATGACCTCAAACTGACATTAAGAAATACAGAATGGTAATGTTGTTGAGTTGGTTGTTTTTAACAATTTCTCCTCTTATTGTAAAGTGGTGGGAGCAGAGCAGGTCGAACTGTACAATGAACGGCCAGCTGGACCTGAGCGGGAAGCTGATCATCAAAGCACAGTTGGGTGACGACATCAGACGTATCCCTATCCACAATGAAGACATCACTTATGATGAGCTGGTGCTGATGATGCAGCGCGTCTTCAGGGGCAAACTGCAGAGTAATGATGAAGTTGCCATCAAATACAAGGATGAGGGTAAGTccagggaaaaaataaaagtaaatgttgataATAACCTTTCCTCAGTTGGAGATCATTTGCAATACAGGGAATCATCTTGCATCTCTTTTCCGGTTTTTTTCAGATGACGACCTCATCACCATCTTCGACAGCTCTGACCTCTCCTTTGCAATCCAGTGTAGTAGAATACTCAAACTGACTTTGTTTGGTAAGATGTTAAAGCATTTACTTTCTCTACGAGTAAATTCTGTCTAAAGGAATCGAAAAATGTATGTCTGCagatgttgaattattcttaaTCATCATGATAACCGATATGTCCCACATCAGATGTTACAGCAACTGGTCACTGGAGGGCAGTCTAGTTTAAGTTTTACTCAACACGCCTCAGCTCTTCACTGACTATGCACTCCCTTCTGACTCAGATTAGATGGAATTTCTGTGCGTCTCTAAGCATTAGTACAGCAAACAAACTGTGAAAGACCAAAGATTTATTCACAAAAGACATTTGTGGCAGTTTTACTAGTTCCTAATCATAATTTTAAATATGTGCCAGTCATTCAGGA
Proteins encoded in this window:
- the jagn1a gene encoding protein jagunal homolog 1-A encodes the protein MTSRVGPRPAGTNGSEFKLRERGTPPYQMSASLKSEVRKLNLVHLLIWLLVAAQVVVSHFNLVSHDIVSMPYQWEYPYLLSLLPLVGSSLSLPKNNISYLVLSMISAGLFTMAPLIYGGMEMFPVAQQLYRHGKAYRFIFGFSAVTVMYLIMVVAVQVHAWQLYYMKKLLDSWFDATEEKKKK